In Janthinobacterium sp. 67, a genomic segment contains:
- a CDS encoding MFS transporter, which yields MSPVSIRAAAPLPPAIYLLSLCSFAFGLCEFIAAGLLSPMARDLHASVAAAGGAIAAYALGAAIGAPILTAMLARRPSRQVLVVTMLVLAAGSVAMAAAPALGALLGVRFAVGLAHGVFMAVASHAATSLVEPSRAGRALSIVWLGLTLALAGGVPLGTWLGAVSSWRWVFAAIGVLALCGGAGLRFAMPAARQQAAAVSALASLRAIVQPPLLLAAGVAALVSVATFSFFTYVSPFLLQLGGLGAAWLSAAMLCFGACAIGGNLLGGWCADRPHALRATVLALAALALNLLAFYMLQAWPLALLALCGTLGLLFFALVTLSTMRLLRLAQWHCPGSDAVAAGLNIAAFNAGTAAGGALGGVLIVAFGLPSIAIGGALAALLAMLPLWFPSRKLDGSL from the coding sequence ATGTCTCCTGTTTCTATCCGCGCCGCGGCACCCCTGCCGCCCGCCATTTATCTGCTCTCCCTGTGCAGCTTCGCCTTCGGCTTGTGCGAATTCATCGCCGCCGGCCTGCTGTCTCCCATGGCGCGCGACTTGCACGCCAGCGTGGCCGCTGCCGGCGGCGCCATTGCCGCGTATGCGCTGGGGGCGGCCATCGGCGCACCGATCCTGACGGCGATGCTGGCGCGCCGGCCCTCGCGCCAGGTGCTGGTGGTCACCATGCTCGTGCTGGCGGCAGGCAGCGTGGCCATGGCGGCCGCGCCGGCGCTGGGCGCGCTGCTCGGTGTGCGCTTTGCCGTGGGACTCGCGCATGGCGTGTTCATGGCCGTCGCTTCGCATGCGGCCACCAGCCTGGTCGAGCCGTCCCGCGCGGGACGGGCGTTATCCATCGTCTGGCTGGGCCTGACCCTGGCGCTGGCGGGCGGCGTGCCGCTGGGGACGTGGCTGGGCGCCGTCTCGTCGTGGCGCTGGGTATTTGCGGCCATCGGCGTGCTGGCACTGTGCGGCGGCGCCGGCTTGCGCTTTGCCATGCCGGCCGCGCGCCAGCAGGCCGCTGCCGTCTCGGCACTGGCCAGCCTGCGCGCCATCGTGCAGCCGCCCCTGCTGCTGGCGGCAGGCGTGGCGGCGCTGGTCAGCGTGGCCACCTTCAGCTTTTTCACGTATGTCTCGCCTTTCCTGCTGCAGCTGGGCGGGCTCGGTGCGGCCTGGCTCAGTGCCGCCATGCTGTGCTTTGGCGCGTGCGCCATCGGCGGCAACCTGCTGGGCGGCTGGTGCGCCGATAGGCCCCACGCGCTGCGCGCCACCGTGCTGGCCCTGGCCGCGCTGGCGCTCAATTTGCTGGCGTTTTATATGCTGCAGGCCTGGCCACTGGCCTTGCTGGCCCTGTGCGGCACCTTGGGCTTGCTGTTCTTTGCCCTCGTCACCCTGTCCACCATGCGGCTGCTGCGCCTGGCGCAATGGCATTGCCCGGGCAGCGACGCCGTGGCGGCGGGCCTCAATATCGCCGCCTTCAATGCGGGCACGGCTGCCGGTGGCGCGTTGGGCGGCGTGCTGATCGTCGCCTTTGGCTTGCCCAGCATCGCCATCGGCGGGGCGCTGGCGGCGCTGCTGGCCATGCTGCCGCTGTGGTTCCCGTCGCGCAAACTAGACGGGTCGCTCTAG